Proteins encoded within one genomic window of Nitrospina gracilis 3/211:
- a CDS encoding glycine cleavage system protein R: protein MENWFMLSMVGKDRPGIVARLSASLCRAGCNLGESSMAALSDNFTIMMMVHWEGTQEELTGVVQPIGDNLGLTFNIHPVPGKLEHNRQPDIRVSIYAEDRKGIVEDVTTALADAGLNILHLDSNFDEEPGSPKPTFYLHIEGTLSKGIEPVEKALDALCEEKRMNIQLIPVSPGIK, encoded by the coding sequence ATGGAAAACTGGTTCATGCTTTCGATGGTGGGAAAAGACCGGCCGGGCATTGTCGCCCGTTTGAGCGCATCTTTATGCCGGGCGGGGTGCAACCTGGGTGAATCCTCCATGGCAGCGCTCAGCGACAATTTCACCATCATGATGATGGTTCACTGGGAAGGTACGCAGGAGGAGCTGACCGGGGTGGTTCAACCCATTGGCGACAACCTGGGCCTCACGTTCAACATCCACCCGGTTCCGGGAAAACTGGAACACAATCGCCAGCCCGACATCCGCGTCAGCATCTATGCCGAAGACCGCAAGGGTATCGTCGAGGACGTCACCACCGCGCTGGCTGACGCCGGCCTCAACATCCTGCACCTGGACTCCAACTTTGACGAGGAACCCGGGTCGCCGAAACCCACGTTCTACCTTCATATAGAAGGCACCCTTTCGAAAGGAATCGAACCCGTGGAGAAGGCCCTCGACGCCCTCTGCGAGGAAAAGCGGATGAACATCCAGCTCATCCCGGTCAGCCCCGGTATCAAATAA
- a CDS encoding DUF4124 domain-containing protein, with protein MRKTIVNCFKKSVLLGAGVLAFVPAPAEAEVFRWIDDAGMVHYSDYRSSIPVQYRDQVKGKVPPPVDQFAQEGIQQAKLTTGGEGQSLATGEGTKKEGAGKEGEGGKEGGGEGEEAGPSIDPELAKLLVETRDYLAHENAVYRRWIRAAKFDKEEGRFFVMLVHKHLPRKEELIKKIEITEAAKSVPVLNTVKFHLADEAAADKETKVGGKDYLERLADMERRLKSALMAKDEFVETLSKELEKAKVDEKLVAEMQKVIEEEEEIAKQTRPSSIKVEEVGKKKPKPTGQVPPPPGQ; from the coding sequence GTGAGAAAAACCATTGTGAACTGCTTCAAAAAATCGGTGCTTCTGGGCGCGGGGGTGCTGGCCTTTGTTCCGGCGCCTGCCGAGGCGGAGGTGTTTCGCTGGATCGATGATGCGGGCATGGTGCATTACAGCGATTACCGCTCGTCCATCCCGGTGCAGTACCGGGACCAGGTCAAGGGCAAGGTTCCGCCCCCGGTGGACCAGTTTGCACAGGAAGGCATCCAGCAGGCCAAACTGACCACGGGAGGGGAAGGGCAATCCCTTGCCACCGGTGAAGGGACGAAGAAAGAAGGAGCCGGTAAGGAAGGTGAGGGCGGCAAGGAGGGCGGCGGCGAAGGCGAAGAGGCCGGACCGTCCATCGACCCGGAACTGGCCAAACTGCTGGTTGAGACGCGCGACTACCTCGCCCACGAAAACGCCGTGTACCGCCGCTGGATCCGCGCCGCCAAGTTCGACAAGGAAGAAGGGCGGTTCTTCGTCATGCTGGTGCACAAACACCTGCCGCGCAAGGAAGAGCTGATCAAGAAAATCGAGATCACCGAAGCCGCGAAATCCGTCCCCGTCCTCAATACAGTGAAGTTCCACCTGGCCGACGAAGCCGCGGCGGACAAGGAAACGAAGGTCGGGGGCAAGGACTACCTGGAACGGCTGGCGGACATGGAACGGCGACTGAAAAGCGCGCTCATGGCCAAGGATGAATTCGTCGAGACCCTGAGCAAGGAACTGGAAAAAGCCAAGGTGGATGAAAAGTTGGTTGCCGAAATGCAGAAAGTCATCGAGGAGGAAGAAGAGATCGCCAAGCAGACCCGTCCTTCCTCCATCAAGGTCGAGGAAGTGGGGAAGAAGAAGCCGAAGCCGACCGGTCAGGTGCCTCCACCTCCCGGACAGTGA
- a CDS encoding PilW family protein, with the protein MLTLNQHNRNQQGFSVIELIIVMGITTVLMGAAIYTFMKQEKVIRTEQSAAQIRAAGRNGINELAKELRRIGYGMPRGHGLYSMGTNYVYWWVNTDEATTSVTADVTSGDTAITVQDANLLATQSGGYGYLMLRTIKQADQWNMINFSSATGGTTLNLSSMYPNQDFSVSTDTVLVSKMKYQRVDYDGVNKVIRFYDDGSPVVPLVHNVKSVAYTYYNSAGTAVAAPLTNSGWTSSVGNTTGSSNIHTVRKIGITLTMEDPEDFAEDIILKTDVNLRNMGS; encoded by the coding sequence ATGCTTACCTTGAACCAGCATAACCGGAACCAACAGGGCTTTTCGGTGATCGAGTTGATCATCGTCATGGGCATCACCACCGTATTGATGGGTGCCGCGATCTACACCTTCATGAAGCAGGAAAAAGTGATCCGGACCGAACAGTCCGCCGCCCAGATTCGCGCCGCGGGACGGAACGGCATCAACGAACTGGCCAAGGAGCTGCGCCGCATCGGTTACGGCATGCCGCGCGGCCACGGGCTGTACAGCATGGGCACCAACTACGTTTACTGGTGGGTCAACACCGACGAAGCCACCACTTCCGTGACCGCGGATGTGACTTCCGGCGACACGGCCATCACCGTGCAGGACGCAAACCTCCTGGCCACCCAGTCCGGCGGTTATGGCTACCTCATGCTCCGCACCATCAAGCAGGCCGACCAGTGGAACATGATCAATTTCAGCAGTGCCACCGGCGGCACCACCCTGAACCTGTCGTCCATGTACCCCAACCAGGACTTTTCAGTTTCCACGGATACCGTGCTGGTGAGCAAAATGAAATACCAACGGGTCGACTACGATGGCGTCAACAAGGTCATTCGGTTTTATGATGACGGCAGCCCTGTGGTGCCCCTGGTCCACAATGTGAAATCCGTCGCTTATACTTACTACAATTCGGCCGGCACTGCCGTGGCGGCTCCATTGACCAACTCCGGCTGGACCAGCTCCGTGGGCAACACCACCGGCTCCAGCAACATTCACACTGTCCGCAAAATCGGGATCACGTTGACCATGGAAGATCCCGAAGACTTTGCGGAGGATATTATCCTTAAAACCGACGTCAACCTGAGGAACATGGGGTCGTAA
- a CDS encoding adenylate/guanylate cyclase domain-containing protein, with protein sequence MLRSKKFLKLILLLHAGLVLVLIGFWLVRGTVWTSWDFQVLDRFHKRALEEGKGPVASPRLLYLLITDDAYEDFGRNALDRGYMARVNRILSMLRPEAVMFDIIFAREGNAEMDKKFARSLRRLRTAYLPIAFHISDSPQPFQWKPGTVYEKKNEKISAKLEERGEGLPFYGDQPVLQNDLFARKARGTGHINAHNDPDGVYRHFPLVIKLGERFFPSMPLRIYLDYVRVPFDSVHIEWGRALTIPAFKGSLLDEAVVVPIDERGQVYVPYSGTWENDFPKVAVTRLRELFADEDMQGNLSEFFGGRFVMLGDVSQGISDIGQTPLEENVPLIAVHASVLNGFLENRFYDRWPDWQVYGVVIGFSLLVGAAACFRRLWIYYVTGAVSFAAILVLAWWQFTRFSLFPITSVTAACLVVFVGLVVGLQVSLARHGAFIRTAFSRYVPSQVVEQLLENPDLLRLGGEEREATVLFSDLEGFTTVSETMPPPNLASLLNEYLTEMTRIVIENGGIIDKYLGDGIMAEFGIPLASPNHADQAVRAALAMQVALRTLNAEWEKQGRVQVNCRIGIHTGMLVAGNLGSDQVFDYTVIGDSVNLASRLEGVNKLYRTQVIISEKTFSLLTPEVFRVRPLDIIKVKGKNEPVRIYEVYGHEVKPITEEDIEYYRLYEEGFQAYLNREFAQAAEFFNRALKLHPDDAPCLNMISRIDRLQVERLPADWDGSTALDFK encoded by the coding sequence ATGTTACGGAGTAAAAAGTTTTTAAAACTCATCCTGCTGCTCCATGCGGGGCTGGTGCTGGTCCTGATTGGGTTCTGGCTGGTGCGGGGAACGGTGTGGACCAGTTGGGATTTCCAGGTTCTGGACCGGTTTCACAAGCGGGCTCTGGAGGAGGGTAAAGGCCCCGTTGCCTCGCCCCGCCTTCTTTACCTGTTGATCACCGACGACGCCTACGAAGATTTTGGCCGGAACGCGCTGGACCGCGGGTACATGGCGCGGGTCAACCGCATCCTGTCCATGTTGCGCCCGGAAGCGGTGATGTTCGATATCATCTTTGCACGCGAAGGCAACGCGGAGATGGACAAGAAGTTCGCCCGCTCCCTGCGTCGCCTTCGCACCGCGTACCTGCCCATTGCCTTTCACATCTCGGATTCCCCCCAGCCGTTTCAATGGAAACCGGGGACGGTTTACGAAAAGAAGAACGAAAAAATCTCAGCGAAGCTTGAAGAGAGGGGAGAGGGTCTTCCTTTTTATGGGGACCAGCCGGTTCTTCAGAACGACCTGTTTGCCAGAAAGGCACGCGGGACCGGGCACATCAATGCGCATAACGACCCCGACGGGGTGTACCGTCATTTTCCTCTTGTGATTAAGCTGGGTGAGCGGTTTTTCCCTTCCATGCCCCTTCGAATCTATCTCGATTACGTCCGCGTGCCGTTTGACAGTGTCCATATCGAATGGGGCAGGGCGCTCACCATACCGGCTTTCAAGGGAAGCCTGCTGGATGAAGCCGTGGTGGTTCCCATCGACGAACGTGGGCAGGTGTACGTGCCCTATTCGGGCACGTGGGAAAACGATTTTCCCAAAGTTGCGGTCACCCGCCTGCGCGAGCTGTTTGCGGATGAGGACATGCAGGGGAACCTGAGCGAGTTTTTCGGCGGGCGTTTCGTGATGCTGGGGGATGTGTCGCAGGGAATCAGCGATATCGGCCAGACACCGCTGGAAGAAAATGTGCCGCTCATCGCCGTGCACGCCTCGGTGCTGAACGGGTTTCTGGAAAACCGGTTTTATGACCGCTGGCCGGACTGGCAGGTTTATGGAGTGGTCATTGGATTCAGCCTGCTGGTGGGAGCGGCGGCCTGTTTTCGCAGGTTGTGGATATATTACGTGACGGGGGCCGTGTCCTTTGCGGCGATTCTGGTTTTGGCGTGGTGGCAGTTCACCCGTTTCTCCCTGTTTCCGATCACCTCCGTCACCGCCGCCTGCCTGGTGGTGTTCGTGGGCCTGGTGGTGGGATTGCAGGTGTCGCTGGCCCGGCACGGGGCGTTCATCCGCACGGCGTTTTCACGTTACGTTCCCTCGCAGGTGGTGGAACAGCTTCTGGAAAATCCAGACCTCTTACGGCTCGGCGGTGAGGAGCGGGAGGCGACGGTGCTGTTTTCCGACCTGGAGGGGTTCACCACCGTCTCGGAAACCATGCCCCCTCCGAACCTGGCCTCCCTGCTCAATGAATACCTCACCGAGATGACCCGCATCGTCATCGAAAACGGTGGCATCATCGACAAGTACTTGGGCGACGGCATCATGGCGGAGTTCGGTATCCCGCTGGCGAGCCCGAATCACGCCGATCAGGCCGTGCGCGCGGCGCTCGCCATGCAGGTGGCGCTTCGCACCCTGAACGCGGAATGGGAAAAGCAGGGCCGTGTGCAGGTGAACTGCCGCATCGGCATCCACACGGGCATGCTGGTTGCGGGCAACCTGGGGTCGGACCAAGTGTTCGACTACACCGTCATCGGCGACTCGGTCAATCTTGCCTCGCGTCTCGAAGGGGTGAACAAGCTGTACCGAACGCAGGTCATCATCTCGGAAAAAACATTCAGCCTGCTCACGCCGGAGGTCTTCCGCGTGCGACCGCTCGATATCATCAAGGTCAAAGGAAAGAATGAGCCGGTGCGGATTTATGAAGTGTACGGTCACGAGGTGAAGCCCATCACCGAAGAGGATATTGAATACTACCGATTGTATGAAGAAGGATTCCAGGCCTACCTGAACCGGGAGTTTGCCCAAGCGGCCGAATTTTTCAACCGGGCGTTGAAGCTGCATCCTGACGATGCCCCCTGCCTGAACATGATCAGCCGCATCGATCGCCTGCAGGTTGAGCGCCTGCCCGCGGACTGGGACGGTTCCACCGCACTCGACTTCAAATAG
- a CDS encoding type IV pilus modification PilV family protein: protein MEPRQKHTKNESGFTLIELLIGMAILVMGLLTVNFFLGNLLNKSGHLESATLATTLAAEKLEDLKNQALTTTLSSSNNGSDTLDENGNAGGNKFTRNWTISGTSAQTDVVVTVSWNRSGVTESRTLQTRLNQD from the coding sequence ATGGAACCTCGACAAAAACACACCAAAAATGAATCCGGCTTCACGTTGATCGAGCTGTTGATCGGCATGGCCATCCTTGTGATGGGCCTGCTCACGGTCAATTTCTTTCTCGGCAATCTGTTGAATAAAAGCGGCCACCTGGAGTCGGCCACACTGGCCACCACCCTTGCCGCGGAAAAACTGGAAGACCTTAAAAACCAGGCGCTGACCACCACGCTCAGCAGCTCCAACAACGGGTCGGACACCCTGGATGAAAACGGCAACGCAGGCGGCAACAAGTTCACGCGCAACTGGACCATCTCCGGCACTTCGGCCCAGACGGATGTCGTGGTCACCGTCAGTTGGAACCGTTCCGGGGTCACGGAATCCCGGACCCTGCAAACCCGGTTGAACCAGGATTAA
- a CDS encoding PilW family protein encodes MRTWTRMNKNQQGFSVIELIVVMGITTVLMGAAMYTFMKQEKVIRIEQSAAQIRAAGRAGINELAKELRRIGYGMPRGHGLYSIGSDYVYWWINTDEATTAVTADVTSGDVLLNVQDASLMATQTGGFGYLMLRTVKQADQWNMVRFSTGVGTIVNLLSMYPNQDFSVSTDTVQLSKMRYQRITHNAGTNVVQFYDDGDPVVPLVHNVKSVAFTYSNSAGTAVTVPLSNSGWTSSVGNTTGSNNIHTIRKIGITLTMEDPEDFAEDIILKTDVNLRNMGS; translated from the coding sequence ATGCGTACATGGACCCGGATGAATAAAAACCAACAGGGCTTTTCGGTGATCGAGCTGATCGTCGTCATGGGCATCACCACCGTATTGATGGGTGCGGCCATGTACACCTTCATGAAGCAGGAAAAGGTGATTCGCATCGAACAGTCCGCCGCACAGATTCGCGCCGCAGGCCGGGCCGGGATCAACGAACTGGCAAAGGAACTGCGCCGCATCGGCTACGGCATGCCACGCGGCCACGGATTGTACAGCATCGGCAGCGACTACGTTTACTGGTGGATCAACACCGACGAGGCCACCACCGCGGTGACCGCGGATGTGACTTCCGGCGACGTGCTGCTCAACGTGCAGGACGCAAGCCTTATGGCAACGCAGACCGGAGGGTTCGGCTACCTGATGCTTCGCACCGTCAAGCAGGCCGACCAGTGGAACATGGTCCGCTTCAGTACCGGGGTTGGCACCATCGTGAACCTGTTGTCCATGTACCCCAACCAGGACTTTTCAGTTTCCACGGATACCGTGCAGCTCAGCAAAATGAGATACCAGCGGATCACCCACAATGCCGGCACCAACGTCGTCCAGTTTTATGACGACGGAGACCCTGTGGTGCCCCTGGTCCACAATGTGAAATCCGTCGCCTTCACCTACTCCAATTCCGCCGGCACTGCCGTGACCGTTCCGTTGTCCAACTCCGGCTGGACCAGCTCCGTGGGCAACACCACGGGCTCCAACAACATTCACACCATCCGCAAAATCGGGATCACCCTGACCATGGAAGACCCCGAGGACTTTGCGGAGGATATTATTCTAAAAACCGATGTCAACTTGAGGAACATGGGATCATGA
- a CDS encoding SDR family oxidoreductase — MISNSMKNRTCLITGANSGIGYETARALGYMGAKLILVCRNPDKGQAALDSLRMRTGNDDMELMIADLASLHQVEELAEKVRARHNVLHVLINNAGLLQGRRELTEDGYETTFAVNHLAHYVLTLRLLDLLKAGSPSRIINVSSIVHLIGSIRFDDPFFEKKSYRAMSAYAQSKLANILFTYKLARLLEGSGITVNAMHPGVVATNFGHAGPLWYKLAKVFARPFYIRPQNGARTLIHLAASPQVENVTGTYFVRKRSVPTLPVSYDTSLQDRLWDISGQMTGVRWHNG, encoded by the coding sequence ATGATTTCCAACTCCATGAAGAACCGCACGTGCCTGATCACCGGCGCCAACTCCGGTATCGGGTACGAAACCGCCCGCGCCCTTGGCTACATGGGCGCGAAGTTGATCCTCGTCTGCCGCAACCCGGACAAGGGCCAGGCGGCGCTGGATTCCCTGCGCATGCGCACGGGCAACGACGACATGGAGTTGATGATCGCCGACCTCGCCTCGCTCCACCAGGTGGAGGAACTGGCGGAGAAGGTGCGCGCGCGTCACAACGTCCTGCACGTGCTGATCAACAACGCCGGGCTCCTGCAGGGGCGCAGGGAGCTGACCGAGGACGGCTACGAGACCACCTTTGCCGTCAACCACCTCGCGCATTACGTGTTGACCCTGCGCCTGCTCGACCTGCTGAAAGCGGGATCGCCGTCGCGCATCATCAACGTCTCTTCGATCGTGCACCTCATCGGGTCCATCCGCTTCGACGACCCGTTCTTCGAAAAGAAAAGCTACCGCGCCATGTCGGCGTACGCGCAGTCGAAGCTGGCGAACATCCTGTTCACCTACAAGCTGGCGCGCCTCCTGGAGGGTTCGGGCATCACGGTGAACGCCATGCATCCCGGCGTGGTGGCGACCAACTTCGGCCACGCGGGGCCGTTGTGGTACAAGCTGGCCAAGGTGTTCGCGCGGCCGTTTTATATCCGCCCGCAGAACGGGGCGCGCACGCTCATCCACCTCGCCGCGTCTCCCCAGGTGGAAAACGTCACCGGCACCTACTTCGTGCGCAAGCGCTCCGTGCCCACCCTGCCCGTGTCCTACGACACCAGCCTGCAGGACCGGCTGTGGGACATCAGCGGCCAGATGACCGGCGTACGGTGGCACAATGGCTGA
- a CDS encoding GspH/FimT family pseudopilin: protein MATRQSPLNRPTRRPPPQPEPETGPRKELPLAEIVTGVVIVLILVFMGIPRLLNWWDGIKTNQEVVAFYDRLAMAQNTAVEKRKQVTVTFFPDRKSFSVHEDINGNRTVDTGEFHEEFGLGDHLQFYDGSLPDLKNVWNGKPVGDRAVQLFGGGTQLTFNSMGQTSDNGVVYLIPKEDAGVTAKNMRALQFLKTSGEIRVLHFTGQGDVPWK from the coding sequence ATGGCAACCCGTCAATCCCCTCTCAATCGCCCTACCCGGCGACCGCCCCCCCAACCCGAGCCGGAAACCGGCCCCCGAAAAGAACTGCCGCTCGCGGAAATAGTGACCGGCGTGGTGATCGTCCTCATCCTCGTTTTCATGGGCATCCCGCGGCTTCTCAACTGGTGGGACGGCATCAAGACCAACCAGGAAGTCGTGGCCTTTTACGACCGTCTTGCCATGGCCCAAAACACGGCGGTTGAAAAACGAAAACAGGTCACCGTAACTTTCTTCCCGGACCGCAAGTCCTTCAGCGTCCATGAAGACATCAACGGCAACAGAACCGTGGACACGGGCGAATTTCACGAGGAGTTCGGGCTGGGCGATCACCTGCAGTTTTACGACGGGTCGTTGCCGGATCTGAAAAACGTCTGGAACGGAAAGCCTGTCGGCGACCGGGCCGTTCAATTATTTGGCGGGGGAACGCAATTGACCTTCAACTCCATGGGGCAGACCAGCGACAACGGGGTGGTTTACCTGATTCCCAAAGAGGACGCAGGCGTCACCGCAAAAAACATGCGGGCCCTGCAATTTCTCAAAACTTCAGGAGAAATCCGGGTATTGCATTTTACCGGCCAGGGCGACGTCCCCTGGAAATGA